The following proteins come from a genomic window of Pseudomonas putida:
- a CDS encoding FAD-binding and (Fe-S)-binding domain-containing protein: MSLPAAFLRDAERLIPADRRFDDATSTLAFGTDASFYRLIPKLVVRVESEDEVVGLLQLAQRERVPVTFRAAGTSLSGQAISDSVLIVLGDNWGNKEIRGQGEQIRLQPGVIGAQANAWLAPYGRKIGPDPASINACKIGGIVANNASGMCCGTAQNTYHTLAGLRLVLADGTRLDSEDPGSVAAFESSHADLLEALARLGRETRANTALAERIRHKYRLKNTTGLSLNALVDYDKPLDILQHLLVGSEGTLGFISAVTYNTVPDHPHKASALLVFPSVESCCRAVTVLKRQPVSAVELLDRRSLRSVQNMPGMPLWVKGLSGNACALLIESRAASQSLLHEQLQQVMASIAEYPLEQKVDFSEDPAVYNQLWKIRKDTFPAVGAVRQTGTTVIIEDVTFPVEQLAEGVNRLIQLFDKHHYDEAIIFGHALEGNLHFVFTQGFNSAQEVARYQAFMDDVAQLVAVEFGGSLKAEHGTGRNMAPFVELEWGHDAYQLMWTLKRLLDPNGILNPDVVLSEDPDIHLKNLKPLPAADEIVDKCIECGFCEPVCPSKGLTLSPRQRIVMWRDIQAKKRAGIDTRALLQTYQYQGIDTCAATGLCAQRCPVGINTGELVKKLRSQAAEHAKTADWLAEHFSTALGGARLTLTAANTARKLLGAPRLGRLSASLSKASNGRLPQWSPAMPQPLRSIDFGPASNDARPRVVYLAACVSRVMGPAYADREQSSLMDKTRALLEKAGYQVVFPGNADSLCCGQPFASKGYPEQAEHKRQELINALLHASRGGLDPIYCDTSPCTLRLVQDLGDTRLDLYDPVRFIRTHLLDKLEFTPQNEPVAVHVTCSTQHLGESQALIDLARRCSTQVVIPEGIHCCGFAGDKGFTTPELNAHSLRSLKDAVQYCSEGISTSRTCEIGLSSHSGIDYHGLVYLVDRVTRPRTL, translated from the coding sequence ATGAGCCTGCCCGCCGCATTCCTGCGTGATGCCGAGCGCCTGATACCCGCCGATCGCCGTTTCGACGACGCCACGTCCACCCTGGCCTTTGGCACCGACGCCAGTTTCTACCGGCTGATCCCCAAGCTGGTCGTGCGCGTGGAGTCGGAAGACGAAGTGGTCGGGCTGCTGCAACTGGCCCAGCGCGAACGCGTGCCGGTGACCTTCCGCGCCGCGGGCACCAGCCTGTCCGGCCAGGCTATCAGTGACTCAGTGCTGATCGTGCTCGGCGATAACTGGGGCAACAAGGAGATCCGTGGCCAGGGCGAACAGATCCGCCTGCAACCCGGGGTTATCGGTGCCCAGGCCAACGCCTGGCTGGCCCCTTACGGGCGCAAGATCGGCCCGGACCCGGCCTCGATCAATGCCTGCAAGATCGGCGGCATCGTTGCCAACAACGCCAGCGGCATGTGCTGCGGCACCGCACAGAACACCTACCACACCCTGGCCGGCCTGCGCCTGGTGCTGGCTGACGGCACGCGCCTGGACAGCGAAGACCCGGGCAGCGTTGCCGCCTTTGAAAGCAGCCACGCCGACCTGCTCGAAGCGCTGGCCCGGCTTGGCCGCGAAACCCGCGCCAACACCGCACTGGCAGAGCGCATCCGGCACAAGTACCGGCTGAAGAACACCACCGGCTTGTCGCTCAACGCCCTGGTGGATTACGACAAGCCCCTGGATATCCTCCAGCATTTGCTGGTTGGGTCTGAAGGTACGCTGGGCTTCATCAGCGCCGTCACCTACAACACCGTGCCCGATCACCCGCACAAGGCCAGCGCGCTGCTGGTGTTCCCCAGCGTGGAAAGCTGCTGCCGCGCGGTGACCGTGCTCAAGCGCCAGCCGGTGTCCGCCGTGGAGCTGCTCGACCGCCGCAGCCTGCGTTCGGTGCAAAACATGCCGGGCATGCCGCTGTGGGTAAAAGGCCTGTCGGGCAATGCCTGCGCGCTGCTGATCGAGTCCCGGGCTGCCAGCCAGAGCCTGCTGCACGAACAACTACAACAGGTCATGGCCTCTATCGCCGAATACCCGCTGGAACAGAAAGTCGACTTCAGCGAAGACCCGGCGGTGTACAACCAGCTGTGGAAGATCCGCAAGGACACCTTCCCCGCCGTCGGCGCCGTGCGCCAGACCGGCACCACGGTGATCATCGAAGACGTCACCTTCCCCGTCGAGCAACTGGCCGAAGGCGTCAATCGCCTGATCCAGCTGTTCGACAAGCACCACTACGACGAAGCGATCATTTTCGGCCATGCGCTGGAGGGCAACCTGCACTTTGTCTTCACCCAGGGTTTCAACAGCGCGCAAGAAGTCGCGCGCTACCAGGCTTTCATGGATGACGTGGCGCAACTGGTGGCCGTGGAGTTCGGCGGCTCGCTCAAGGCCGAGCACGGCACCGGCCGCAACATGGCGCCGTTCGTGGAGCTGGAATGGGGGCATGACGCCTATCAGCTGATGTGGACGCTCAAGCGCCTGCTCGACCCCAACGGCATCCTCAACCCCGACGTGGTGTTGAGCGAAGACCCGGACATTCACCTGAAAAACCTCAAGCCGCTGCCTGCCGCCGACGAGATCGTCGACAAATGCATCGAGTGCGGCTTCTGCGAGCCGGTCTGCCCCTCCAAAGGCCTGACCCTCAGCCCACGCCAGCGCATCGTCATGTGGCGTGACATTCAGGCGAAAAAACGCGCCGGCATCGATACCCGCGCACTGCTGCAGACTTACCAGTACCAAGGCATCGACACCTGCGCCGCCACCGGCCTGTGCGCCCAGCGCTGCCCGGTGGGCATCAATACCGGCGAGCTGGTGAAGAAGTTGCGCAGCCAGGCCGCCGAGCATGCAAAGACCGCCGACTGGCTGGCCGAGCACTTCTCTACTGCACTGGGCGGCGCCCGCCTGACCCTGACCGCCGCCAACACCGCCCGCAAGCTGCTCGGCGCCCCGCGCCTGGGCCGCCTGAGTGCGTCGTTGAGCAAGGCCAGCAACGGCCGCCTGCCGCAATGGTCCCCCGCCATGCCGCAGCCGTTGCGCAGCATCGATTTCGGCCCAGCGAGCAACGATGCCCGGCCACGGGTGGTGTACCTGGCGGCTTGCGTGTCACGGGTGATGGGCCCGGCCTATGCCGACCGCGAGCAAAGCTCACTAATGGACAAGACCCGCGCCCTGCTGGAAAAGGCCGGTTACCAGGTGGTGTTCCCCGGCAACGCCGACAGCCTGTGCTGCGGGCAGCCGTTCGCGTCCAAAGGCTACCCCGAGCAAGCGGAGCACAAGCGCCAGGAGCTGATCAACGCGCTGCTGCACGCAAGCCGCGGCGGCCTCGACCCCATCTACTGCGACACCAGCCCCTGCACCCTGCGCCTGGTGCAGGACCTGGGCGACACCCGCCTGGACCTGTACGACCCGGTGCGCTTCATCCGCACCCACCTGCTGGACAAGCTGGAGTTCACCCCACAAAACGAACCGGTGGCGGTGCACGTGACCTGCAGCACCCAGCACCTGGGTGAAAGCCAGGCGCTGATCGACCTGGCGCGGCGCTGCAGCACGCAAGTGGTGATCCCGGAAGGGATTCACTGTTGCGGGTTTGCCGGTGACAAGGGCTTTACCACACCAGAGCTAAATGCCCACTCACTGCGCAGCCTGAAGGACGCAGTGCAGTATTGCAGTGAAGGGATTTCCACCAGCCGGACCTGTGAGATCGGGTTGTCCAGCCACAGCGGAATCGATTACCACGGGCTGGTCTACCTGGTGGATCGCGTCACCCGCCCACGCACCCTCTGA
- a CDS encoding DUF3077 domain-containing protein yields MNDALKNVTTAGRETFDLFRLQPGVPFEHAFSQLSVLLGCIRHLTTEAEMENDRKAGSAARILSEMAKALIDDIELGLNKSH; encoded by the coding sequence ATGAACGACGCATTGAAAAACGTCACCACCGCCGGCAGGGAAACCTTCGACCTATTTCGCCTGCAACCGGGCGTGCCTTTCGAGCACGCCTTCAGCCAGCTGTCAGTACTGCTCGGCTGCATCCGCCACCTCACCACCGAAGCCGAAATGGAAAACGACCGCAAAGCCGGCAGCGCGGCGCGCATCCTGAGCGAGATGGCCAAGGCACTGATCGACGACATCGAGCTTGGGCTGAACAAATCCCACTGA
- a CDS encoding DUF3077 domain-containing protein, with product MTTEETKFTVGKTTFFQGENQTHALFRIEAGIPCQAAREQASELMGYARDLSIDGLMEDKPQLLWASHYLCALAKALLDDAELGMMKT from the coding sequence GTGACCACCGAAGAAACCAAATTCACCGTCGGCAAAACCACCTTCTTCCAAGGCGAAAACCAGACCCACGCCCTTTTCCGCATCGAAGCCGGCATCCCATGCCAGGCCGCCCGCGAGCAGGCCTCTGAACTGATGGGCTATGCCCGCGACCTGAGCATCGACGGGCTGATGGAAGACAAACCGCAGTTGCTCTGGGCCTCGCACTACCTTTGCGCCCTGGCCAAGGCACTGCTGGATGATGCCGAATTGGGGATGATGAAAACTTGA
- the lldD gene encoding FMN-dependent L-lactate dehydrogenase LldD yields MIISASTDYRAAAQRKLPPFLFHYADGGAYAEHTLRHNVSDLAGIALRQRVLKNMSELSLETRLFDETLSMPVALAPVGLTGMYARRGEVQAARAAAAHGIPFTMSTVSVCPIEEVAPAIDRPMWFQLYVLKDRGFMRNALERAKAAGVKTLVFTVDMPVPGARYRDAHSGMSGANGPMRRVLQAMTHPEWAWDVGVMGRPHDLGNISKYRGNPTGLADYIGWLGSNFDPSISWKDLEWIREFWDGPMIIKGILDADDARDAVKFGADGIVVSNHGGRQLDGVLSSARALPAIADAVKGDLKILADSGIRSGLDVVRMIALGADTVLIGRAFLWALAVHGQAGVKNLLELFEKEMRVAMVLTGAKAISEISRDSLVRELGA; encoded by the coding sequence ATGATCATTTCCGCCTCCACCGACTATCGCGCCGCGGCCCAACGCAAGCTGCCCCCTTTCCTCTTCCACTATGCCGACGGCGGCGCGTACGCAGAGCACACCCTGCGCCACAACGTCTCGGACCTGGCCGGCATTGCCCTGCGCCAGCGGGTGCTGAAGAACATGTCCGAGCTGAGCCTGGAAACCCGGCTGTTCGACGAAACCTTGAGCATGCCCGTGGCCCTGGCCCCGGTCGGCCTCACCGGTATGTATGCCCGCCGCGGCGAAGTGCAGGCAGCACGTGCGGCAGCCGCCCATGGCATCCCCTTCACCATGTCTACCGTGTCGGTCTGCCCGATCGAAGAAGTGGCGCCAGCCATCGACCGGCCGATGTGGTTCCAGTTGTATGTGCTCAAAGACCGCGGTTTCATGCGCAACGCGCTGGAGCGGGCCAAGGCCGCCGGGGTCAAAACCCTGGTGTTCACCGTCGACATGCCGGTGCCAGGTGCCCGTTACCGTGATGCCCACTCCGGCATGAGCGGTGCCAACGGGCCAATGCGCCGCGTGTTGCAGGCCATGACCCACCCCGAATGGGCCTGGGACGTTGGCGTGATGGGCCGCCCGCACGACCTGGGCAACATTTCCAAATACCGCGGCAACCCCACCGGCCTTGCCGACTACATCGGCTGGCTGGGTAGCAACTTCGACCCGTCGATTTCGTGGAAGGACCTGGAATGGATCCGCGAGTTCTGGGACGGCCCGATGATCATCAAAGGCATCCTCGACGCCGACGACGCACGTGACGCGGTCAAGTTCGGTGCCGACGGCATCGTCGTCTCCAACCACGGCGGCCGCCAGCTCGACGGCGTGCTGTCCAGCGCCCGTGCGTTGCCGGCGATCGCCGACGCAGTGAAAGGCGACCTGAAAATCCTCGCCGACTCCGGCATCCGCAGCGGCCTCGATGTAGTGCGCATGATCGCCCTGGGCGCAGACACCGTGCTCATCGGTCGCGCCTTCCTCTGGGCCCTAGCCGTGCATGGCCAGGCCGGGGTGAAGAACCTGCTCGAACTGTTCGAAAAGGAAATGCGCGTAGCCATGGTGCTCACGGGCGCCAAGGCGATCAGCGAGATCAGCCGCGACTCGCTGGTACGCGAACTGGGCGCTTGA
- a CDS encoding DUF3077 domain-containing protein yields MNDALKNVTTAGRETFDLFRLQPGVPFEHAFSQLSVLLGCIRHLTTEAEMENDRKAGSAARILSEMAKALIDDIELGLNKSH; encoded by the coding sequence ATGAATGACGCGTTGAAAAACGTCACTACAGCCGGCAGGGAAACCTTCGACCTGTTTCGCCTGCAACCGGGCGTGCCTTTCGAGCACGCCTTCAGCCAGCTATCAGTACTGCTCGGTTGCATCCGCCACCTCACCACCGAAGCCGAAATGGAAAACGACCGCAAGGCCGGTAGCGCGGCGCGCATCCTGAGCGAGATGGCCAAGGCGCTGATCGACGACATCGAGCTTGGGCTGAACAAATCCCACTGA